The DNA window CTATCTCGACGACGACCCGAAACCATCCGTGTACTCGATACCCCCGGGCAAGACGGCAGACGGTAGCGAGCGCGAAGCGATCATTACGGTCGAACCATTTGGGCCGGATACGGCCGCAGCGTTTGAAGAGGGCTTCGATCTTTCGGCCGCACCGGCACCGGAAAAGGGACGTGTCTCGTTGAACTTTTCGATCGGGGAAGCCGAGGAATTGGCTCGCCGGCTGGTCGTGGTGGTCCAGGCGGCGAAACAAGGCCGATTCAGCAATATCGGTGAGGAACTAAACCGGTTCACCAAAGAGAAGCGACTACAGGAGGCGTGGGAGACGCTGATCGGTGACGCCGACGCCGGGACCTGACTGGTAAACAAATAGGGTACGAGGCCTGATCCACCTATTCAGACGCGGACGAGTGCGACCCGGTTCCCTAGTGCAGCGTGTCCGGGCACAGTTCGTGCTGGGCGGCGTCGATCACTCCGCGAAGGTCGAAATACACAATCGGGTTCGCGTCGATGATCTGTTGCGGCGTCATGCCGTTGTGCAACGAGACGCACACTTGAGATCCGCGACTGATCCTGACGGCATCGTTTATCCCCGGCACGAATATGTTGTGGTCATTGAGGTATTGGATATAGCTGGCGCCGTCGGCGCGGCCGGCGCCGCGGTGGCAATGAGCAGGGCCGACGCCGCGACTCCTACGAGGGTGATGACGCTTCGCATGGTTTTGATCTTTCTTCAGGCAGTTGAGAGTCAGTGGGGTCGCGAGTCATCCGCGCCGTTGGCGCCGATATGTACGTCGGGGCAGATATTGCCCATCGCCGCGTCCATTACTTGGTCGGCCCCTTGGTTGCTCATGGCCAAGTGGCGGGCAATGTCGTGAACGACGTAGTTGGTCGAGGAGCCGCCGCGAAGCATGTTGCATGTGCCCCGGCCGATCCTTAGCAGCGTCGCATCATCGGCACTGGGAGCGTAAGAACGCCCGGCGCGCAGGAACGAGGCTTCAGCCGGGGTGGGTGGCGGCGGCGCCGGACCGTCGTAGGGCACGCAGTCGAGAGCATCTTGGCGGGCGCCGCAGTAACCGGGGCCGGGGTCAGCATGCGCCCGGCCCGGTCCCAATCCGGCCATCACCAGAAGTGCCATAGCCATGGCTGTGGCGACGAAAGCTCCACGAAACAGCATGCCCACGACTCCCGGTTGCTTGGCGACTGTCGTCCGGTGACGTTGTCCGATTCGTCGATGGGAGCGTATGCGCTTCCGTGAGTTTTTACATCGGGATTTGTGAAAGCCGCCAACACGGACAGTCCACCGGGCTACATTGATGGCCTCAGGACGTCGGGGGTCCAGTTCCGCACCGCATCATCACACCGGAGTTCAGTCATGTCTCGTGTCAATAAAATCAGCGTTGTCCCGGCTGGGGTGGCCGCGGCTCTCTTGATCTTTGCCCCGCTCTCGCCTATGGGACCGCTGCCGACCTGCGGCGGCTATGTCAACGTCGATGGGAACTGCGTTCCTTCGCCGGATCATTCACCCAGCAACCTTCACGACGGGGATGGCACAAACAGCCACTCCCAACACAAGCAGGGTTCCGGCTCCTGGCACGGCGGCACCGGTCGGTCGAAGTAGCACATGGGGGCAAGAAGCCTCATCGTCCGCTGCGGTGGAGTATGTGTGCCCTGGCGCTCGCGTGAGTTTGGCATGCCCTCTCGCTTCTCCGCGCCCGTGCCACGGTTGTGAAATGCGCTACCAGATAACTACTTCGGCGTTGTCCCCGCCGTAGCAGCGCGTCGATACCTTGGTCGATCCATCACTAAAATAGGCCGGATATCTTCCGACGCAGGTCATTTCGTAACCATCCCCAGTAACCGGCGAGAACGCGGTGAAGCTGCCCGCCATGCCGGAGGCATAGAAGACTTGGCGTACGTTCGCCGCGAACGCACAGCTGGTGTGGCCGCCGACGACACCTTCATGCCCATCCGGGCAGATGGAGAAAACGTGGGTCCCGCCAGGGGGCGGGAGCGCCGGAGCTGGTTTCACTGTGGGTGCTGGTGGCGGCAGGGCTTGCACCGTGACTGTCGTAGGCGCGGGCGCTGGGGGTATGACCGTTACCGTCGATGGGGGCGCCGCGGTAACCGTCGGCAGTGCTTCCGGAACGATCGTGGCAGGCCGTGTGGCCTCCGGGGCTACTGTCGGCTTGGGCTGGTCAAGGAGATGGAATCCAAGCCACGTCAAGAGACCGACCGCGACAGCGACTGCGGC is part of the Mycobacterium mantenii genome and encodes:
- a CDS encoding DUF732 domain-containing protein — protein: MTLNCLKKDQNHAKRHHPRRSRGVGPAHCHRGAGRADGASYIQYLNDHNIFVPGINDAVRISRGSQVCVSLHNGMTPQQIIDANPIVYFDLRGVIDAAQHELCPDTLH
- a CDS encoding DUF732 domain-containing protein, translated to MAMALLVMAGLGPGRAHADPGPGYCGARQDALDCVPYDGPAPPPPTPAEASFLRAGRSYAPSADDATLLRIGRGTCNMLRGGSSTNYVVHDIARHLAMSNQGADQVMDAAMGNICPDVHIGANGADDSRPH